From a region of the Marinomonas mediterranea MMB-1 genome:
- a CDS encoding SPOR domain-containing protein: MKLKIFSIVFLTSAICACSTQKSADVADVMTNEQLEAKLLEQQEEWNAMKPQLERILALEADLKLLVEALDTVPESSEALTQQATASREAQQASSDVPILPSTALIDIESAESEPSSDAVVTDVVEQDEKAMADEPSTKSAQALGRSKPILVQFFNEPKANDSAVPSQPFGVQLAAYLSFSQAQKAWPKLQTKNARLIKGLNPVIAHSVIRDRDFYRLIVGPIVKRSAGKALCSQLKKNNQDCLVTRFSGTAL, translated from the coding sequence ATGAAGTTAAAAATATTCTCCATTGTTTTCTTAACGAGTGCGATTTGTGCTTGCAGCACTCAAAAATCGGCTGATGTAGCCGATGTGATGACGAACGAGCAACTGGAAGCGAAGTTATTAGAGCAGCAAGAAGAATGGAATGCGATGAAGCCTCAGCTTGAGCGAATATTGGCGCTTGAAGCGGATCTTAAACTTTTGGTTGAAGCCTTAGATACTGTTCCAGAATCATCCGAGGCGTTAACACAACAAGCCACTGCATCAAGAGAAGCTCAACAGGCGTCGAGCGATGTTCCCATCCTGCCAAGTACAGCGTTAATTGACATTGAAAGTGCGGAAAGTGAGCCTTCGAGTGATGCTGTCGTTACCGACGTTGTTGAACAGGATGAGAAGGCCATGGCGGATGAGCCGAGTACGAAAAGTGCGCAAGCGCTAGGGCGAAGTAAACCGATTTTAGTACAGTTCTTTAACGAGCCTAAGGCAAATGATAGCGCGGTGCCATCACAACCATTTGGTGTGCAATTGGCTGCGTATTTGTCATTTTCTCAAGCGCAAAAAGCGTGGCCTAAGCTACAGACGAAAAATGCCCGTCTAATTAAAGGTTTGAATCCAGTGATTGCTCATTCTGTTATTAGAGACCGTGATTTCTATCGCTTGATCGTTGGACCGATAGTAAAGCGGTCCGCTGGGAAAGCATTATGTTCACAATTAAAAAAGAACAATCAAGACTGTCTGGTAACACGGTTTAGTGGAACGGCGCTTTAA
- a CDS encoding GntR family transcriptional regulator, which produces MVQKRAVVRQSLPDLIVSDLRKRILSGELAEGCLIRQEMLAEEYDVSRMPIREALKRLDAEGLVVFQNNRGATVTKHTLEEIAEIFDVRILLEADLFRRAIPNMKNSDFHHCQNLLEEMDESYSAGRVADWGPLNSQFHSALYEAADRTLTNSLLERVSLQANRYVALHIDLLNHTDSARSDHTTLLELAKNGQVEDAVQSLTSHLESTKEQVLAYVERTRKSSD; this is translated from the coding sequence TTGGTTCAAAAGAGAGCGGTCGTTCGTCAGAGTTTACCCGATTTGATTGTGTCAGATCTTCGCAAACGTATTTTATCCGGAGAGCTGGCTGAGGGGTGCTTGATTCGACAGGAAATGCTCGCGGAAGAATACGATGTTTCCCGTATGCCAATACGAGAGGCGCTAAAGCGCCTTGATGCAGAAGGGCTGGTGGTGTTTCAAAATAACCGAGGCGCCACGGTCACAAAGCATACGCTGGAAGAAATAGCTGAGATTTTCGATGTACGAATTCTATTGGAAGCGGATCTGTTTCGGCGTGCGATTCCAAACATGAAAAACAGTGACTTTCATCATTGTCAGAACCTACTTGAAGAAATGGACGAGTCCTACTCCGCTGGCCGAGTCGCCGATTGGGGGCCGTTAAATAGTCAATTTCACAGTGCTTTATATGAGGCTGCAGATCGTACTTTGACAAACAGTCTATTGGAACGAGTGAGCCTTCAAGCCAATCGCTATGTTGCCTTGCACATTGATCTACTCAATCATACCGACAGTGCACGTTCAGACCACACAACACTGCTTGAGCTTGCAAAAAACGGTCAGGTGGAAGACGCAGTGCAATCTCTGACTTCCCACCTAGAAAGTACGAAGGAACAAGTATTGGCGTATGTGGAGCGTACACGTAAGTCGAGTGACTGA
- a CDS encoding LysR substrate-binding domain-containing protein, translated as MSTRLAHLKAAHYFVVASETQSYTDAARKLSVTQAAVSQQIRLLEEYLGVSLFYRSGRKMLLTSQGKTLTDHLSSGFEQIEQGLNSVKLEPMAGSLTVYGLQSISSLWLMPRLWRFSDMHSNITVRLFSAEELPDLQSGDIDVSIYNDPILREDTENQILLTSPIVPICSRELFQRIGFKDIEDFLCCWLIQTTLPEYSWSQWGKEYDLTIAGKEHLWAEVSSWYMGISAVKAGHGVFLCPEFMVQEELERGELVKPFDLPLAEPLTFYLAHSKKSPRLERINAFVKWIQQESEGNILNPYSPTKL; from the coding sequence ATGAGCACTCGTTTAGCACATTTAAAAGCAGCCCATTACTTCGTGGTCGCCAGCGAAACTCAAAGCTATACCGATGCGGCGCGTAAGCTGTCGGTTACGCAAGCGGCGGTCAGTCAGCAAATACGATTGCTGGAAGAATACCTTGGCGTGTCTTTGTTCTATCGATCAGGTCGAAAAATGCTGCTAACCAGCCAAGGAAAGACACTCACGGACCACTTAAGCTCAGGATTCGAACAAATTGAACAGGGGCTAAACAGTGTGAAGCTCGAACCCATGGCTGGCAGCCTGACGGTATATGGTCTGCAAAGTATCAGCTCACTATGGCTTATGCCAAGACTTTGGCGTTTCTCCGACATGCACAGCAATATTACGGTCAGGCTCTTTTCAGCAGAAGAGCTACCAGACCTACAGTCAGGCGATATAGACGTATCTATCTATAACGATCCAATACTAAGAGAGGATACAGAAAATCAAATATTACTTACCTCTCCTATTGTACCTATTTGTTCTCGTGAACTGTTTCAACGCATCGGTTTTAAAGACATCGAAGATTTTCTATGTTGTTGGCTCATTCAAACAACGTTACCCGAATACAGCTGGTCTCAGTGGGGCAAGGAATACGATTTAACCATTGCGGGGAAAGAACATTTATGGGCAGAGGTCAGCTCTTGGTATATGGGTATCAGTGCAGTCAAAGCAGGGCATGGCGTCTTTTTATGCCCCGAATTTATGGTTCAAGAAGAACTAGAGCGAGGCGAACTTGTGAAGCCATTCGACCTTCCACTCGCCGAACCTCTCACGTTTTACTTAGCACATTCAAAAAAGTCACCGAGGCTTGAGCGTATCAATGCCTTTGTGAAATGGATACAGCAAGAAAGCGAGGGAAACATACTAAACCCATACAGCCCAACGAAACTATAA
- a CDS encoding MAPEG family protein yields the protein MFDSYSIAVSAQMALILVIVLQATIATVAHQKQQLPPGTLGANLKHDSFVFRSHRTHQNSLENAIQIFIPSFIAIFIGVDAFSLSAALWVYVISRILHMVLYYLIATEKNPSPRTYFYLISLTANFYVIWLVLEKLIFA from the coding sequence ATGTTTGATTCATATTCAATCGCAGTATCAGCTCAAATGGCACTTATTTTAGTGATTGTTCTACAAGCGACTATCGCGACCGTCGCTCATCAAAAGCAACAGTTACCACCTGGTACTTTAGGTGCAAATTTAAAGCATGATTCTTTTGTTTTTCGAAGTCATAGAACTCATCAAAACTCATTAGAAAACGCGATACAGATATTCATACCTTCCTTTATCGCGATATTTATTGGTGTTGATGCCTTTTCTTTAAGTGCAGCCTTATGGGTTTACGTCATATCCCGAATATTACATATGGTGCTGTACTATCTAATCGCTACAGAAAAGAACCCTAGCCCGCGGACCTATTTTTATCTAATATCTTTAACTGCAAATTTCTATGTAATTTGGTTAGTCCTTGAGAAACTCATATTTGCATAG
- a CDS encoding LysR family transcriptional regulator, whose product MSAKSYSLGQVGDYEIKQLKVFKTVVDCGGFSAAETSLNIGRSTISLHISNLESRLNLVLCKRGRGGFSLTEEGEIIYAMTEKLLGTLDAFRSTVNNLNSSLTGSLRIALSDKVSLDPRSRFPELVHHFSVEAPEVSITTNVASMNNIERMILNDEVDVGFIPYHRKLDGLDYIHLYSDTCYLYAAKDHPLTRMSESEQLESLDLFQATHGGLKPHQGVSEHLTKMNLSAISYFYDSRLALILSGQYIGFLPEKYSAPYVEAGDIQAIAVNERFYDLGMAVATKKTAQPSKPRELFLQTIRQVFNQEELDAAPY is encoded by the coding sequence ATGAGCGCTAAAAGTTATTCACTTGGCCAAGTAGGCGATTACGAGATAAAACAACTGAAAGTGTTTAAGACCGTTGTGGATTGCGGAGGTTTTTCGGCCGCCGAAACGTCGCTCAATATCGGTCGATCGACCATCAGTTTGCACATATCTAACCTCGAATCTCGATTAAACCTTGTACTTTGTAAGCGGGGGCGAGGCGGTTTCTCTCTCACCGAAGAAGGTGAGATTATTTATGCAATGACTGAGAAGCTATTGGGGACGCTGGATGCGTTTCGCTCAACCGTTAATAACCTGAATTCCAGTTTAACTGGCTCATTGCGTATCGCCTTGTCTGATAAAGTAAGTTTAGACCCTCGCAGCCGCTTCCCTGAGTTGGTTCATCATTTTTCTGTTGAAGCGCCAGAGGTTTCTATCACCACAAATGTTGCTTCGATGAATAACATTGAGCGCATGATTCTAAATGATGAGGTTGATGTCGGTTTTATCCCCTATCACCGTAAATTGGACGGTCTGGATTACATCCATCTTTATAGCGATACCTGCTATCTATACGCGGCTAAAGATCACCCTTTGACTCGTATGTCTGAAAGCGAACAGTTAGAAAGCCTTGATTTGTTTCAGGCGACGCACGGAGGCTTGAAGCCCCATCAAGGTGTCAGTGAACATTTAACTAAGATGAACTTGTCTGCAATTAGCTACTTTTACGATAGCCGACTGGCGTTAATTTTATCTGGGCAATACATTGGTTTTTTACCAGAAAAGTATTCTGCGCCTTATGTCGAAGCGGGCGATATTCAAGCCATAGCCGTCAATGAACGTTTTTATGATTTGGGCATGGCGGTTGCTACAAAGAAGACCGCGCAGCCAAGTAAGCCTAGAGAGTTGTTTTTGCAAACCATTAGGCAAGTGTTTAATCAAGAAGAGCTTGATGCTGCGCCCTATTAA
- a CDS encoding NAD(P)/FAD-dependent oxidoreductase produces MRYEYDLVVTQAAAPITNISSEAKNKMHSVKTDHIIVLGAGMVGITSALALQESGFNVTVVELGSPGREASYGNAGIIQTEAAEPYALPQDFPTLASYLFERSNDVVWTMSGVLSMRRALTLYNQFSKVNTHKALSQTYSQLTSRSTQDHAPLIEASEATHLIRKSGLFLVYRNEQKLEKATKHATTIKERYGRNFRILNGHQYKNEEPALKSAPAGAIHWQDSWSCSDPGALTNAYASLFLKRGGQIVQGDAKKLSQTQQGWRVLETSEGNLEAQHAVICLGHTSPEQLKPLGYRIPMIYKRGYHAHFASKSLPRVPFLDVENGILASAMTKGVRLTSGAALVSLNSLSDPKQIRRGQVAIRDLLNLEEQVQEPQWLGVRPCLPDMLPLVGPAPNHKGLWFNFGHGHQGFTLGPTTANILADQMEGKENPLSSILSPAARTWL; encoded by the coding sequence GTGAGATACGAATACGATCTCGTAGTAACCCAAGCCGCCGCTCCCATTACCAATATATCTAGCGAAGCTAAGAACAAGATGCATTCAGTCAAAACAGATCACATTATCGTACTCGGCGCAGGAATGGTTGGCATTACCTCCGCTCTTGCGCTTCAGGAATCAGGTTTTAACGTGACTGTCGTCGAGCTAGGCTCGCCTGGACGTGAGGCAAGCTATGGCAATGCGGGCATTATTCAGACGGAGGCAGCCGAACCCTATGCGCTACCTCAAGACTTTCCGACGCTTGCTTCGTATCTATTTGAACGTTCAAATGATGTTGTGTGGACAATGAGCGGCGTCTTATCGATGCGAAGAGCACTCACCTTATATAACCAGTTTTCGAAAGTGAATACTCACAAAGCGCTATCGCAAACCTATTCCCAACTGACCTCTCGTTCGACTCAAGACCATGCTCCACTCATAGAGGCAAGCGAGGCAACCCATCTTATCCGTAAAAGCGGACTGTTTCTGGTTTATCGCAACGAGCAAAAACTAGAGAAAGCGACAAAGCATGCGACCACAATAAAGGAACGATATGGTCGCAACTTCCGCATTCTTAACGGGCACCAATACAAAAACGAAGAACCCGCTCTAAAAAGCGCGCCAGCAGGTGCCATACACTGGCAAGACAGCTGGAGTTGCAGCGACCCCGGCGCATTGACTAACGCGTACGCGAGTCTATTTCTCAAACGAGGAGGGCAAATAGTCCAAGGCGACGCGAAGAAACTATCACAAACTCAGCAAGGCTGGCGCGTTCTAGAGACATCAGAAGGCAACCTTGAAGCACAGCATGCCGTTATCTGTCTTGGACACACCTCTCCAGAACAGTTAAAACCACTTGGGTATCGAATCCCAATGATTTACAAACGCGGATACCATGCTCACTTCGCATCAAAGTCATTACCCCGAGTGCCTTTTTTAGATGTTGAAAATGGCATCTTAGCCTCGGCCATGACAAAAGGAGTAAGGCTCACCTCAGGGGCAGCACTGGTTAGCCTAAACTCATTGTCTGACCCAAAGCAGATTCGCAGAGGACAAGTGGCCATTCGGGATTTACTTAATCTTGAGGAACAGGTGCAAGAACCACAATGGTTGGGGGTTAGGCCTTGTTTGCCAGACATGCTACCGCTCGTTGGACCCGCACCGAACCATAAAGGTCTTTGGTTCAACTTCGGTCATGGGCATCAGGGCTTTACCCTTGGACCGACAACCGCCAATATTCTTGCTGATCAGATGGAGGGAAAAGAAAACCCATTGTCTTCTATACTCTCACCAGCGGCGAGAACATGGTTGTAA
- a CDS encoding 4-hydroxyproline epimerase, translating to MLVIDSHTEGEPTRVVAKGGPDLGTGPLSERASKLAIEHEDFYRPLVTEPYGQEAMVGALLVEPTNAECVTGVVYFDAAAVIGMCGHGTIGLAATLAHMGKIGVGRHKIETPVGIVEVELRDKNTVTVTNIDSYRYQTQVELTVPGVGKIIGDVAWGGNWFFIINDSPIDVKPDNIRALTEAGIAIRETLYANHLEGENGGIIDHIIFYGPALTTHGHSRNFVLCPDNAYDRSPCGTGSSARLACLAADDKLAPNTDIIQESIIGSSYTLSYQLSEQQNKASVSVVPKLCGQAFVTKEAMMVDNPDDPLRLGVNV from the coding sequence ATGCTTGTCATAGACAGTCATACGGAAGGCGAACCAACGCGAGTGGTCGCAAAAGGCGGGCCAGACCTCGGTACAGGGCCGCTATCAGAACGCGCAAGTAAACTTGCTATCGAGCATGAAGACTTTTATCGACCTCTGGTGACGGAACCATACGGACAAGAAGCGATGGTAGGAGCGCTTCTTGTCGAACCGACAAATGCAGAATGCGTTACTGGTGTCGTCTACTTTGACGCCGCCGCAGTCATCGGCATGTGCGGCCACGGTACAATAGGGCTGGCGGCAACGCTTGCACATATGGGAAAAATCGGCGTTGGCAGACACAAAATCGAGACACCTGTGGGGATTGTCGAAGTCGAACTCCGTGACAAAAACACCGTAACCGTGACCAATATAGACAGTTATCGATACCAAACCCAAGTTGAGCTAACTGTGCCAGGCGTTGGAAAAATCATCGGAGACGTTGCATGGGGGGGGAATTGGTTCTTTATCATCAATGACAGCCCAATTGACGTTAAGCCCGATAATATTAGGGCGCTCACCGAAGCAGGCATCGCCATTCGTGAGACGCTTTACGCCAATCATCTTGAAGGTGAGAATGGCGGAATCATAGATCATATCATTTTCTATGGTCCGGCTCTGACAACACACGGACACAGCCGTAATTTCGTCCTTTGCCCAGACAATGCTTACGATCGTTCGCCTTGTGGGACTGGCAGTTCTGCTCGCTTAGCCTGCCTCGCTGCCGACGACAAACTAGCGCCCAATACTGATATTATTCAAGAAAGCATTATTGGCAGCTCTTATACTCTTAGCTACCAATTAAGTGAACAACAGAACAAAGCATCCGTTTCCGTTGTTCCCAAACTATGCGGGCAAGCATTCGTTACTAAAGAAGCCATGATGGTAGATAACCCGGACGATCCACTACGTTTAGGCGTCAACGTCTAA
- a CDS encoding MarR family winged helix-turn-helix transcriptional regulator has translation MKENDALLDVENQICFAIYTTSNAIMRTYRPLLEDLGLTYPQYITMLVIWKDSPISVKKIGNKLNLDSGTLTPLLKRLEQRGLVDRVRNQSDERIVEIYLTEEGKDLKKAAQSIPEKFACALKVDYDEANQILALHRSLFERLSS, from the coding sequence ATGAAAGAGAACGACGCCTTGCTCGATGTAGAGAACCAAATATGCTTTGCTATATATACAACAAGCAACGCAATAATGAGGACTTATCGTCCTTTGTTAGAAGACTTAGGGTTAACTTATCCTCAGTACATTACCATGCTTGTAATCTGGAAAGATTCCCCTATCAGTGTGAAAAAAATTGGCAATAAACTGAATTTGGACTCAGGAACACTAACTCCACTGTTAAAGAGACTTGAGCAGAGAGGATTAGTGGATCGTGTTCGGAATCAATCTGATGAACGTATTGTCGAAATTTATTTAACTGAAGAAGGTAAGGACTTAAAGAAAGCGGCCCAGTCTATCCCTGAAAAATTCGCTTGTGCGTTAAAAGTAGATTATGACGAGGCCAATCAAATTCTCGCTCTTCATCGTTCGTTATTTGAACGGCTATCAAGTTAA
- a CDS encoding NAD(P)/FAD-dependent oxidoreductase, protein MKKEKPDIIVIGAGIIGISCALELQSKGLQVLVLDRKGVASETSAGNAGAFAFSDVIPLATPGIMRKTPKWLLDPLGPLSIPPAYALKITPWMMRFWRASWKDKYQHALTSQASLMSHSQSALERQILKTNGEVFIRREGQLQLYQGQKEYENSLSGWQTREEHGVAFDLLTSPDALAEIQPGIHSSFTHGAFTPRWSNVCDPKEWTQHLANRFLKMGGRIELTSVSRLSLKDQHVDIQCVGKTLSSDKVIIASGAWSNTLCKQLGDNLPLETERGYNTTLPNSDFELKTHLSFSNHGFVVTKVGEELRVGGAVELGGLELPPNFDRAKALLQKAAHFLPEINTQGGKEWMGFRPSMPDSLPVISTATDTNKVVYAFGHGHLGLTQSAGTAEIVADLIMNKTPDIPVDPYSIKRFRS, encoded by the coding sequence ATGAAAAAAGAGAAGCCAGATATCATCGTCATTGGCGCGGGAATCATCGGTATAAGCTGTGCGCTGGAGCTGCAATCAAAAGGCCTACAAGTACTCGTTTTAGATAGAAAAGGCGTTGCTAGTGAAACTTCAGCGGGGAATGCAGGGGCTTTTGCATTTTCCGACGTGATCCCACTGGCAACGCCCGGCATTATGAGAAAAACCCCCAAATGGCTACTCGACCCTCTTGGGCCTTTGTCTATTCCACCGGCTTACGCTCTTAAGATTACACCGTGGATGATGCGGTTTTGGCGCGCCAGCTGGAAAGATAAATACCAGCACGCATTAACCAGCCAAGCCAGCCTTATGTCGCATTCTCAATCAGCTTTAGAACGTCAAATTCTAAAGACAAATGGTGAAGTATTTATCCGACGAGAAGGGCAATTGCAGCTATACCAAGGGCAAAAAGAATATGAAAATAGCCTGAGCGGTTGGCAAACTCGAGAAGAGCACGGTGTTGCATTTGATCTATTGACCTCACCCGATGCACTGGCAGAGATACAGCCAGGCATTCATTCAAGTTTCACTCACGGCGCTTTTACTCCGCGCTGGAGTAACGTGTGTGACCCAAAAGAGTGGACACAACATTTAGCAAACCGTTTTCTAAAAATGGGTGGACGAATCGAACTCACCTCGGTCAGCAGGCTCTCATTAAAAGATCAGCATGTAGATATTCAATGTGTGGGAAAAACACTTTCTAGCGATAAAGTCATTATCGCTTCAGGCGCATGGTCGAACACACTCTGCAAGCAACTCGGTGACAATTTGCCTCTAGAAACAGAAAGAGGATACAACACAACGTTGCCTAATAGTGACTTCGAGTTGAAAACCCATTTATCGTTTAGCAATCATGGCTTTGTCGTGACAAAAGTCGGTGAAGAACTAAGAGTCGGTGGCGCAGTCGAACTGGGCGGACTGGAACTTCCACCGAACTTCGATCGGGCAAAAGCGCTTTTACAAAAAGCGGCTCACTTTCTTCCAGAAATCAATACTCAAGGGGGTAAGGAGTGGATGGGATTTCGGCCGTCTATGCCAGACAGCTTACCCGTGATCAGCACCGCGACCGACACAAACAAGGTTGTCTATGCCTTTGGCCATGGCCATTTAGGTTTAACCCAGTCTGCCGGCACCGCCGAAATCGTAGCAGATCTTATTATGAATAAAACGCCGGATATTCCCGTTGATCCATACTCGATAAAAAGGTTTAGATCCTAG
- a CDS encoding dihydrodipicolinate synthase family protein, whose protein sequence is MNTQIFNGVMPALMTPCTADRKPDYSGLVKKGKEMIEAGMSAVVYCGSMGDWPLLTDEERMIGVERLIDAGIPVVVGTGAINSKSAVALAEHAQRVGAAGLMVIPRVLSRGSVIAAQRNHFKAILSAAPDIPAIIYNSPVYGFETKADLFFELRKDHSNIVGFKEFGSKEAMRYAAENITSKDQDLILMIGVDTAVYHGYVNCDAVGAITGIGTALPKEVLVLAALSKLAAKGNAEARRRAQELEEAFSVLASFDEGPELVLFFKYLLVLNGEEEYRLHFNETDELSPAQRHYCENQYQLFRAWYQNWISQGGVISQCLS, encoded by the coding sequence ATGAACACTCAAATCTTTAATGGCGTTATGCCCGCACTCATGACACCTTGCACTGCCGACAGAAAGCCCGACTACAGCGGGCTAGTTAAAAAAGGCAAAGAAATGATCGAGGCAGGCATGTCCGCCGTTGTCTATTGCGGTTCTATGGGCGACTGGCCTCTGCTAACGGACGAAGAACGCATGATCGGGGTAGAACGCTTGATAGATGCAGGCATCCCAGTTGTTGTCGGCACAGGGGCGATAAACAGTAAGTCAGCGGTGGCACTTGCAGAACATGCCCAGCGTGTCGGAGCCGCAGGGTTAATGGTCATACCCCGTGTTCTTTCTAGAGGCTCTGTCATCGCCGCACAACGTAATCACTTCAAAGCCATTCTGAGCGCGGCACCAGATATTCCTGCAATCATATACAACAGTCCAGTCTATGGTTTTGAAACGAAGGCGGACTTGTTCTTTGAGCTCAGAAAGGATCACTCAAATATTGTCGGCTTCAAAGAATTTGGGAGTAAAGAAGCCATGCGCTATGCGGCCGAAAATATCACTTCGAAGGACCAAGATCTGATTCTCATGATTGGCGTCGATACGGCGGTTTATCACGGCTATGTCAATTGTGATGCGGTCGGAGCGATCACAGGTATTGGAACCGCGCTGCCAAAAGAAGTGCTTGTGCTAGCCGCACTTTCTAAACTGGCAGCGAAAGGCAATGCAGAAGCGCGACGCCGTGCCCAAGAGCTAGAAGAAGCGTTCTCCGTACTGGCCAGCTTTGACGAAGGCCCTGAACTCGTATTATTTTTTAAATATTTGCTCGTTCTTAATGGTGAGGAAGAATATCGCCTACACTTCAACGAAACGGATGAATTATCACCAGCGCAACGCCACTACTGTGAAAATCAATATCAATTATTCAGAGCCTGGTACCAAAACTGGATAAGCCAGGGAGGAGTGATATCGCAATGCTTGTCATAG